A portion of the Bufo gargarizans isolate SCDJY-AF-19 chromosome 7, ASM1485885v1, whole genome shotgun sequence genome contains these proteins:
- the LRRC39 gene encoding leucine-rich repeat-containing protein 39, with product MTAVVCLGSISNIKALWESRIHKHQEELKAERSRRGKASVGEISNVWESRIQLSKLKEKVYNEDGRLILRIEKEEWKTLPACLVKLPQLQEWQLHRTGLTTIPTFIANFNNLLVLDLSRNVINKIPPEIGRLTMLRELLLSYNRIAEVPAEISGCENLERLELAVNKDISELPAQLRKLTHLTHLDLNMNQFSTLPKAVLELPALEWLDMGSNKLKTLPQDIDKMQCLHTLWLQRNEISELPDSIRSLQGLNTLVLSNNRMRGIPACLQSLPNLRFVNFRDNPLELEVSLPPSEDEDEERELFGLQFMHAYIQESTNVGNRQKGSEESFCEITTIVEQP from the exons ATGACAGCTGTGGTTTGCTTAGGGTCAATTTCTAATATCAAAGCTTTGTGGGAGAGTAGAATCCATAAACACCAGGAGGAGCTGAAAGCAGAGAGAAGCCGAAGAGGAAAAGCTTCTGTGGGAGA GATCTCGAATGTATGGGAAAGTCGGATCCAGTTATCTAAGCTGAAAGAAAAAGTTTACAATGAAGACGGAAGATTAATCCTAAGGATAGAAAAGGAGGAGTGGAAG ACTCTTCCAGCATGTCTGGTGAAGTTACCACAACTTCAAGAATGGCAATTACACCGCACAGGTCTCACCACTATTCCCACATTCATTGCCAACTTTAATAACCTGTTGGTCCTGGACTTATCTcgaaatgtaataaataaaatcCCTCCGGAGATTG GTAGGCTGACTATGCTCCGTGAACTTCTCCTCAGTTATAATCGAATAGCAGAGGTCCCTGCGGAAATAAGTGGCTGTGAGAATCTAGAAAGATTGGAACTTGCGGTGAACAAAGATATTTCAGAGCTCCCAGCTCAG CTCAGGAAACTGACCCATCTGACACATCTGGACCTGAACATGAACCAGTTTTCGACCCTCCCGAAGGCGGTCTTAGAGCTCCCTGCACTGGAGTGGCTGGACATGGGTAGCAATAAATTAAAGACCCTTCCCCAAGACATAGACAA AATGCAGTGTTTGCACACCTTGTGGCTTCAACGGAATGAAATCTCAGAGCTGCCAGATTCAATCAGAAGCCTACAGGGTCTCAACACACTTGTCCTAAGCAATAATCGGATGAGAGGGATCCCAGCTTGTCTGCAGAGCTTGCCAAATCTTAG GTTTGTAAACTTCAGGGATAATCCTCTAGAGCTGGAAGTTTCACTACCCCCAAGTGAAGATGAAGACGAGGAGAGAGAGCTCTTTGGATTACAGTTCATGCACGCCTATATCCAAGAGAGTACAAATGTTGGGAACAG ACAAAAGGGTTCGGAAGAGAGCTTCTGTGAAATAACTACAATAGTGGAACAACCCTAG